A stretch of the Denticeps clupeoides chromosome 6, fDenClu1.1, whole genome shotgun sequence genome encodes the following:
- the LOC114793200 gene encoding serine/arginine repetitive matrix protein 1 yields MVRPHSGSPRPKHRSLSDDYHSRMHHDDRFGPPSRSPRGFRGPPGKTSSWRGGHDCGRPPSFKRPPLMGERRDRPSGQWMSQNKDHYQGYPPPLDHQRGHRRPSPPRQNRPPSSQHRMSPQGPGHWGAPYHSHHSGRGAASSRPVHGLPNERFASPRHQSPYRGPSTRPSPVHEQEKGWGPNRHHSPRDRPLGRPAHGGQHWNGPSGFSHNGESSLSGSPQRKPREFHGRSSYPERWSAERDPKKQYGERGGAGHHRTEWEHRGNFHPRPYRSPSWKSSLPPHLFSAPSFSSGPRFPQPRYPPERQSGRPPKRSLDHGPHMSMGFPEHGSPKRFRREMSFRPPALRGFGGRALSIKDKSRLLKNRKFRAESIARLQGDPIRPRKLDKIPKPLKVDNPPSSQKDNLKKSVVKSEAHKASPKQSSSSADPKRDSESVSIQKGSRRSVSTHSSSPIEQRLSSDLVVVSKWQAGPRPSSPSPSPKNSAPWRDRAPKPKAESSQETLNERFSKLHDAASAREQRGHPEKIKRPVDGPKGFAVKPFRKFGTIQRPNFHPGPGPKRFPFDHPGNFRRPLMATSMPRPVFRKSQSIMSKYRNLQTVRQRGAYGRGPNAHW; encoded by the exons ATGGTGAGGCCGCACTCAGGCTCTCCCAGACCCAAACACAG gtcTCTCTCTGATGACTACCACAGCAGAATGCACCACGATGATCGTTTTGGCCCACCTTCCAGAAGCCCTAGGGGTTTTCGTGGGCCACCTGGAAAGACTTCTAGCTGGAGAGGTGGACATGATTGTGGACGACCTCCATCCTTCAAGAGACCTCCTTTAATGGGTGAACGAAGGGATCGACCATCTGGACAATGGATGTCACAAAACAAGGATCATTACCAGGGATATCCTCCACCTTTAGACCACCAGCGAGGCCATAGGAGGCCCAGTCCACCCAGGCAAAATCGACCTCCATCTAGCCAGCACAGGATGTCCCCACAAGGACCTGGCCACTGGGGAGCACCATACCACAGTCACCATTCAGGTCGTGGAGCTGCATCATCACGACCTGTCCATGGCCTTCCCAATGAGAGATTTGCATCTCCACGTCATCAAAGTCCCTACAGAGGCCCAAGTACTCGCCCAAGCCCTGTCCATGAGCAGGAGAAGGGCTGGGGCCCAAATAGGCATCACAGCCCTAGAGACAGGCCGCTGGGCCGACCAGCCCATGGAGGGCAGCACTGGAATGGGCCGAGTGGTTTCTCTCACAATGGGGAGAGTAGTCTCTCTGGCTCCCCCCAGAGGAAGCCTAGGGAGTTTCATGGAAGGAGCTCATATCCAGAGAG GTGGTCTGCTGAGAGGGATCCCAAGAAGCAGTACGGAGAGAGGGGTGGGGCTGGTCATCACCGCACAGAGTGGGAACATAGAGGAAATTTCCACCCACGGCCATACAGATCACCATCATGGAAATCAAGTCTGCCGCCCCATTTGTTTTCTGCACCGTCATTTTCGTCCGGACCCAGGTTCCCACAGCCACGCTACCCTCCGGAGAGGCAAAGTGGTCGACCACCTAAGCGAAGTTTGGATCATGGGCCCCACATGTCCATGGGCTTTCCAGAGCATGGCTCCCCTAAACGGTTTCGCCGGGAGATGTCATTTCGTCCCCCTGCCCTTAGAGGCTTTGGAGGTCGAGCCCTTTCGATCAAGGATAAGAGTCGTCTGTTGAAGAATCGGAAGTTCAGGGCGGAGTCAATTGCCAGGTTACAGGGGGATCCCATTCGACCAAGGAAATTGGACAAGATTCCCAAGCCCCTCAAGGTGGACAACCCACCCTCATCACAGAAAGATAATCTGAAGAAGAGTGTTGTAAAGTCTGAGGCACACAAGGCTTCCCCAAagcagagcagcagctcagcagaTCCCAAAAGGGACTCCGAATCAGTCAGCATCCAGAAGGGGTCTCGTCGCTCTGTGAGCACTCACAG CTCTTCCCCAATTGAACAGCGTTTATCTTCTGACCTGGTGGTGGTTTCAAAGTGGCAGGCAGGGCCAAGGCCTTCCAGCCCTAGTCCCAGTCCTAAAAACAGTGCCCCCTGGAGGGACAGAGCACCTAAACCAAAAGCAG AGAGCTCCCAAGAGACTCTAAATGAACGCTTTTCCAAGTTGCACGATGCTGCATCTGCTCGCGAGCAAAGAGGCCATCctgaaaaaattaaaag ACCAGTGGATGGCCCGAAGGGATTTGCAGTAAAACCATTCAGGAAATTTGGAACAATACAG AGGCCTAATTTTCATCCTGGCCCTGGACCAAAAAGATTTCCTTTTGATCATCCTGGGAACTTCAGGCGACCATTAATG GCCACCTCAATGCCACGGCCGGTGTTTAGGAAGAGTCAAAGCATCATGTCGAAGTACAGGAACCTACAAACAGTCCGTCAGCGAGGGGCTTACGGACGTGGGCCCAATGCCCATTGGTGA
- the mrps31 gene encoding small ribosomal subunit protein mS31 has protein sequence MYRRLILSVHRGRRSLLHPLEPGRFSARCKETACGPVQRTGMKETCRALCTSRTTQCEKIEGRSAPEEDTENNEDRTSVGIQEQGKRATEANIGAGGVVEETVLKAEVKEDVAQLLEKEEAKEEGARMKSGKESLLELLGAMKVDVTTKRKFKVPKNLKSGESPPRPNPAAMESTISMFQNATAEVPSQSETLNPEIVTAAAAAASTLPNRNQAASELLRQLRRHEAVTNGQRKGEIQNIGNIIADMKVGKKPNGRQNTRPANQIRFDDDGRGFTHDRGITSELDGVRRRKSVFSGKRLNIFSAAQEAPDLELVSAPSLWDMDLAEKIVQATSQFPRNGFEEMIQWTKEGKLWEYPINNEAGLEEEASVPFHEHIFLEKHLEEGFPQHGPVRHFMELVVAGLCKNPFLTVQQKKEHIAWFREYFQEKQNILREADVYLN, from the exons ATGTACCGGAGGCTAATTTTATCAGTTCATCGGGGGCGACGGTCTCTGCTGCATCCGCTGGAGCCTGGTCGGTTCTCGGCGAGATGTAAGGAAACGGCGTGTGGCCCCGTGCAGAG aACTGGAATGAAAGAGACATGCAGGGCTCTGTGTACAAGTAGGACCACGCAGTGTGAGAAGATTGAAGGAAGATCTGCTCCCGAAGAGGACACTGAAAACAATGAAGACAGGACCAGTGTTGGAATACAGGAACAGGGGAAAAGAGCAACGGAAGCAAACATAGGTGCTGGTGGAGTTGTAGAGGAGACAGTGCTAAAGGCAGAAGTGAAAGAAGATGTGGCGCAACTATTGGAAAAAGAAGAGGCAAAGGAGGAGGGTGCACGTATGAAAAGTGGAAAGGAGAGTCTTCTGGAACTGTTGGGGGCCATGAAAGTTGATGTGACCACCAAGCGCAAGTTCAAGGTTCCTAAAAATCTGAAGAGCGGTGAATCGCCCCCCAGACCGAACCCTGCGGCCATGGAGAGCACCATTAGCATGTTCCAGAACGCAACTGCAGAGGTCCCGTCTCAAAG TGAGACCCTGAACCCAGAGATTGTAACTGCAGCCGCAGCCGCTGCGTCCACTCTTCCTAACCGAAACCAGGCAGCATCAGAGCTTCTAAGGCAACTGCGCAGGCATGAAGCCGTGACAAACGGCCAGCGCAAAGGAGAGATCCAGAATATAGG AAACATTATAGCCGACATGAAGGTGGGAAAGAAGCCCAATGGGAGACAAAATACAAGACCAGCCAATCAGATACGTTTTGATGATGATGGGCGGGGCTTCACCCACGACAGAGGGATCACAAGTGAGCTGGATGGAGTTCGGCGCAG GAAAAGTGTTTTCTCAGGAAAAAGGCTGAACATCTTTTCTGCAGCTCAGGAAGCCCCTGACTTGGAACTTG TTTCTGCCCCGTCCCTTTGGGACATGGACCTCGCTGAAAAGATTGTTCAGGCCACCAGTCAATTTCCTCGCAATGGTTTTGAGGAAATGATCCAATGGACGAAAGAGGGCAAACTGTGGGAGTATCCAATCAACAATGAAGCTG GCCTAGAAGAAGAAGCCAGCGTTCCCTTCCATGAGCATATCTTCCTAGAAAAGCACCTTGAGGAAGGCTTCCCACAGCACGGCCCTGTGCGTCACTTCATGGAGCTGGTGGTGGCTGGTTTATGTAAAAACCCTTTCCTGACAGTGCAGCAGAAGAAAGAGCATATTGCATGGTTCAGGGAGTACTTCCAAGAAAAACAGAACATCCTCAGAGAAGCTGATGTCTACCTAAACTGA